Within the Salinirubrum litoreum genome, the region CGACCAGCGTGTGCAGGTCGCTCCCCGAGTGGTCGGCACAGGCTTCCAGTGCCTCGTACCGGTGGAAGGGCGTCCCCTGTGGCGACTGCTCGACGAACCGGTTCCACTGCTCTGCGTCCGCGTCTGTCCCCCCTGTGTCCACCGATCCGAGTCGTTTCACGTCGATGCTCATGAGTCGAGATACCCCAACTGTTCCAGATGTTCCTCGACGGTCTCGTCGGCGGTCTCCCGCCGGTCGCCCGCGTCCCACGCCGGATACGTGATGCGCTCCCGCGACTCGGGGACGAGCGACCGCCCGTCCATGCGTTCGTCCGCCGGCAGATCCAGCAGCGCGAGGACCGTCGGTGCCACGTCGAACAGGTGTGCGCCCGCGAGGTCGGCCGACTCGGTGCCCGGTCCCGACAACGCGATCACGCCGTCCCACTTGTGGTTGTACGGCTCGCGTGGCTCGCCGAACACCGACTCCCGAAGCTGTGCCGAGAGGAACTGATCGAAGTCCGCCGGCACGACGATCACGTCGGGGGCGTCCTCGACGCGTGGCCCGTCGAACACCTCTTCTCTGCGTGCGACACGCTCGAAGACCGGATCGCCATCGGGCGTCTCGACCGACTGGAAGAGCTCGATCAGTCGATCTCGCAGGGGCTCGTACTCCTCATCCGAGACGACGCCCGCCGGTTCCCTGCCGGCGAGGTTGATCCGGACGCCGCACTCGATGCGGGAGCGCATGTAGACCTGCGAGGCCGGGAAGTCCACACGCTCGATACCGGCCCGGACGACGTCTTCGGGGACGATGCGCTGGACGACGCCCGCGAGCCGGAGCGTCGAGAGGACGCCCGCGATTCGCTGGCTCGTGATCCCGACGCTCGCGGCGGTCGCCATCGCTCGCTCCGCGAGACCCGGTGTGTCCTCGCCCGCGAGTGCGCCGTCGCGGACGTCGCCCCACTCGGGCATCCCGCCGGCACCGCGCGTCCCGGTCACCAGCCCCTCGCGTCGCAGGTGTTCGTTCACCCGGTACTCGTAGCCGCCGTACTCGCCCATCCCGTGGTCGCTGGCGACGACGACGATCCGAGGCTCGGTCGCCTCGATTGTCTCTCTGATTTCGCGGTCGATGCGTTCGTACACCGCCGCGACCGCCTCGTCGTCGCCCGGCAGTTCGTGGAAGACGGTGTCGGACTGCTGGAACTGGAGGAAGCCGAAGTCCGGATCGAACCGATCCGCGAGATACCGGAACGCCGAGCCACGCTGGCCGACGAGGCGCGTGTACGCCGACACGCGCTCCTCACGCGACGGCGTCCGGTCGGTGCCGGTCCAGTCGGGGTAGACGCGGTAGTCGCCGACCGCCTCGCGCACCTCGTCGAGGAGGCCGTCGGGGTGACACGGCGGGTTCTCCGGGGCGGTGTAGCCGGGGATCAGCGCACCGTCGAACGGTTCTGGTGGGCCGGTGACGGGGACGTTGACGACGACGCTCGACAGGCCGTGGTGGTCGAGCGTGTGCCAGAGCGGGCGCTCCCGAACGTGGGTCGCGTTCACCACGTCGTAGTCGTAGCCGTCGAACGTCAGAAACCCGAAGACGCCGTGTTTGCCGGGGTTCGTCCCGGTGTACAGCGAGGGCCACGCACTGGCCGTCCACGGCGGCACCTGCGACCGGAGGGGACCACGCTCGCCGTCGTCGAACAGTCGAGCGAGTGTCGGAATCCGCCCCTCCCGCGCGAGGGGGTCTGTGACCCCCGCGCAGGCGGCGTCGATCCCGACGAGTAACAACT harbors:
- a CDS encoding alkaline phosphatase family protein, whose product is MELLLVGIDAACAGVTDPLAREGRIPTLARLFDDGERGPLRSQVPPWTASAWPSLYTGTNPGKHGVFGFLTFDGYDYDVVNATHVRERPLWHTLDHHGLSSVVVNVPVTGPPEPFDGALIPGYTAPENPPCHPDGLLDEVREAVGDYRVYPDWTGTDRTPSREERVSAYTRLVGQRGSAFRYLADRFDPDFGFLQFQQSDTVFHELPGDDEAVAAVYERIDREIRETIEATEPRIVVVASDHGMGEYGGYEYRVNEHLRREGLVTGTRGAGGMPEWGDVRDGALAGEDTPGLAERAMATAASVGITSQRIAGVLSTLRLAGVVQRIVPEDVVRAGIERVDFPASQVYMRSRIECGVRINLAGREPAGVVSDEEYEPLRDRLIELFQSVETPDGDPVFERVARREEVFDGPRVEDAPDVIVVPADFDQFLSAQLRESVFGEPREPYNHKWDGVIALSGPGTESADLAGAHLFDVAPTVLALLDLPADERMDGRSLVPESRERITYPAWDAGDRRETADETVEEHLEQLGYLDS